The Actinomycetota bacterium DNA segment GCCGGGCGAGGTCGCCGAAGAGCCTTCCATAGAGGAGGTCTTGCCGGAGTTTTTGAGTTTTTGCGGTGACGACATTATGGTCGGCTATATGCCTGCCATAGATTTGACTTTTCTCAATCGTGAGGCTAAGCGGCTCTATGGGGTATCGGTGAAAAATCCCATTTTAGACGTCTTTGCGCTCGATAAGTGGAGGAGGCAGCGGATTGGCGAGGATAGCTCGGGCCATCCGAGCCTATATGATATCGCCAAGAGTTTGGATGTGCCTGTAAAAGGGGCTCATAACGCTATAGCGGATGCCTTTATTACAGCGCAGGTCCTACAGCGGCTTCTACCCGCTTTAATAGACTTAGGCATAAAGAGCGTGGGGGAGTTACTGGCCGTAAGTAATCCGGCAAAGGGGGGTGATAAGTTCCGTTTTTCGTTCAAGTTCGGCAACTTTTAGACTCAACTACAACTTAGGGGGTGTTTACATTGGCTGTAACAAGCGAGAAGCCTAAAATGGCTCATCAGAAGTATCTCGATAGCCCGGATTTTCAAAAAATGGTGTCGACGAGAAACAGCATCGTCGCGATACTGACCGTACTGACATTAATCACCTATTTCGGTTTCATCTTCCTTATGGCATACGGTAAAGAGACGTTGGGCGCAAAAATCTCGGAGAACATTACCATCGGGCTGCCGATCGGCGTCGCGGTAATCGTGATTTCCTGGATACTGACGTTCACATACGCGAATTGGGCTAACAGAAAGTACGACCAAATGGTCGAAGATATCAAAGGAAAGATCGGAGGCTAACAGATGAATACACAATTCGGGGAACCGAATCCCATAGCAATATTCTTCTTCCTTCTGTTCGTAGCGGGAACCCTGGGCATTACCTACTGGGCGGCTAAGCGAACGAAGACGACAAAAGATTTTTATTCCGCGGGTCGAAGCATTACCGCGGGCCAGAACGGAATGGCTATCGCCGGAGACTATATGAGCGCGGCCTCGTTTCTGGGTATCGCCGGTATGGTCTCGCTTAGCGGTTTTGACGGTCTCATCTATGCAATCGGCTTTTTGGTAGGTTGGCCGATAGTCATGTTCTTGATTGCCGAGCCGCTGCGGAATCTCGGAAAGTATACATTCTCGGATGTTGTCGCTTACAGGCTTCGTTCGGGTCCGGTCAAGACAGCGGCCGCGGTTTCGGCTGTGACCGTCGTCGTCATGTACTTGATTCCGCAGATGGTAGGAGCGGGCACGCTTATCAAGCTGCTCTTGGGTCTCCAGTATGAGGTGGCGGTCGTTCTCGTCGGAACCCTTATGATGGCTTATGTTCTTTTCGGGGGTATGATTTCGACGACTTGGGTTCAGATCATCAAGGCCGGACTGCTTCTTTCCGGCTCGACGATTTTGTGTTTTCTAACACTGATGAAGTTCGGTTTTAGTCTCGACGCGTTCTTCGGCGCCGCCGTCCAAAAAGTCAACACGTTGACCAATACGACCGACGGCTTTAAAATGCTTCAACCGGGCAAGCTGCTGGAGAACCCGATTGGAACAGTATCGCTCGGACTGGCGCTCATGTTCGGTACCGCCGGTCTGCCGCATATTCTGATGAGGTTTTATACGGTGCCCGATGTTAAGGCCGCGAGGAACTCCGTCAATTACGGTACCGCATGGATCGGCTACTTCTATATCTTGACATTTATCATGGGCTTCGGCGCCGCCGCGCTCGTCGGCCAGGATGTTATAACAGGCGTCGACGCGAAGGGTAATATGGCGGCGCCGCTTCTCGCGCAGGCCATCGGTGGCCCGATATTTCTCGGGTTTATCGCCGCCGTCGCTTTTGCGACGATCCTCGCGGTCGTCGCCGGACTGACACTTGCGGGCGCAGCCGCTTTCAGCCACGACTTATATGCCGGCGTCTTCAAGAAAGGCAGATCCACTGAAGAAGAAGAGATGAAGGTAGCTAAAATAGCTACGATCGGTTTTGGTATCGTCGCTGTAGTTCTCGGGATGGCCTTCAAGGGTCAAAACGTCGCGTTTATGGTCGGTCTTGCGTTTGCTATCGCGGCGAGCGCGAACTTCCCGGCGATTCTCATGTCGGTCTTTTGGAAAAAGTTCTCGACGAGCGGCGCGGTCGTCGCCATTTGGTCGGGCCTTCTATCGTCGGTCATCCTTATCGTTATCGGGCCTACGGTCTGGGTGGATATTCTGGGTAACGCCGCGCCTATCTTTCCGTTGGGCAACCCGGCTATCGTTTCGATGCCGCTGGCGTTTATCTCGGGCATTGTCGTATCGCTGCTCGCACCCGAGGCGGAAGCACAAGAGAAATATGAGGAGAAGAAGGTCCGCCTTTACATGGGCGTCGGCTCTGAGCAGTAGAAAGCCGTTGTGCGTCGCGGTTTCTGTTCTTGCATAACAGCATAATCGTAAATAGGTCGGGCCCTGGGGAGAACTTCGACCGATTCCCATGCAAGCCGGTTTAAAATCTGGTATACTGTTGCGGCGTGTAGCTATTGCCGCGCACCTAAGGGAGTCGGGTTGAAGGTGTTGTGGAAGACAATCCACGGGGCCCGGCCTTTATCCGGCAAGTAAGGGGAAAGAAACAAAGGGGGAGAGTATGACGGAAAAGCTAAATGTGGCCGAGGAAACGGTAATGAAGTTTCCTCCGCCTGCGGAGTTTAGCGCGAATGCTCACATTAAGAGCATGGAAGAGTACGAAGCGATGTACAAGAGGTCTATCGAAGACCCGGACGGTTTTTGGGCCGAGATGGCCGAGAAGAACCTTACCTGGTACAAGAAGTGGGACAAGGTACTGGACTACGATTTTCACAAGCCGTACATCAAATGGTTCGAGGGCGGCAAGCTCAACGCCTCGTTCAACTGCCTTGACAGACATCTCAACACTGCGAGAAAGAACAAAGCGGCTATCATCTGGGAGGGCGACGGCGGGGAGTCGAAGACCTATACTTACCAGCAACTTCATCGTGAAGTAAACAGATTCGCCAATGTTCTTAAGAAAAACGGCGTCTCCAAAGGGGATAGGGTGTCACTCTATCTGCCGATGATTCCCGAACTCGCGATTGCGATGCTCGCATGCGCGAGACTCGGCGCAATCCACAGCATAGTCTTCGGCGGCTTCAGCTCGAACGCACTCCGCGACCGGATTCAGGATTGCGCATCGTCACTTCTAATAACATGCGATAACGGTATGCGCGGCAGCAGAATCGTCCCGCTCAAAACCAACAGCGATGCCGCGCTCGAAGAATGCCCGACCGTTAAGACCTGTATCGTGGTCAACAGGGCCGGCGAGTGCGAGATGAAAGAAGGCCGCGACGTATGGTGGCACGAGGAGATGGCCGCAGCCGATATCGCAAGCTTCTGCGAGCCGGTCGAGGTCGACGCCGAAGACCCGCTCTTTATTCTTTACACGTCGGGTTCGACCGGCAAGCCGAAAGGCGTTCTCCACACCACCGGCGGATACCTGCTCTTCGCGAACATGACCTTTACGAATGTCTTTGATTACAAAGAAGAGGATACGCACTTCTGCACGGCGGATATCGGCTGGGTAACCGGTCACAGCTATATCGTATACGGCCCGCTTTCGGCTGGCGCGACCAGCATCATGTTCGAAGGCGTACCGAGCTATCCCGACGCCGGAAGGTTCTGGGATATCTGCGATAAGTACCAGGTCAATATCTTCTACACCGCGCCGACCGCTATCCGGGCGCTTATGAAAGAGGGCGACAGCTGGGTCGCGAAACACGACCTCTCCAGCCTGCGCGTGCTCGGAACGGTCGGCGAGCCTATCAACCCGGCCGCGTTTATGTGGTATTACGAGAAGGTCGGCCACAGCCGTTGCCCGTTGGTCGATACCTACTGGCAGACAGAGACCGGCGGCCACATCATAACGCCTCTACCGGGGGCTATGACATTGAAACCCGGCTCAGCGACGAGGCCGTTCTTCGGTGTTGTGCCGAAAGTCATCAAAGAGGACGGCTCACCGGCGGATGTGAATGAAAGCGGGTATCTCGTCATCGAGAAACCATGGCCCGGCATACTGCGCGGCACCTACGGCGACCCCGAGAATGCCCGCATCAAAGAGGTCTATTTCAGCCGCTTCCCGGGTGTGTACTTCACCGGAGACGGCGCGCGCGTAGACGAGGACGGCGATTTCTGGGTGACCGGGCGCATCGACGACGTTATCAACGTCTCGGGTCACAGGATGGGTACCGCCGAGGTCGAGTCGGCGCTGGTAAGCCACCCGACAGTCGCCGAGGCCGCGGTGGTCGGCTTCCCGCACGACATCAAGGGCGAGGGTATCTACGTCTATGTGACGCTTAAAGACGGCAACAAGCCGTCTCCGGAACTCCAAAAAGAGCTTGTGCAGCATGTGCGCAAGGTCATCGGACCGATTGCCAGTCCCGATAAATTGCAGTTCACGCCGGGTCTGCCGAAGACCCGAAGCGGCAAGATCATGAGAAGGATTTTAAGGAAAATCGCGCACAACCAAATCGATGAGTTGGGCGATGTTTCGACGCTGGCCGATCCGTCGGTTGTCGATAGCCTGATAAAGGACCGTCTCTAAACCCATACTGGTTAAACTGGTTAACAAAAAAGGTCGGCTTAAAACCGGCCTTTTTTATATTGACAACCGGTTTCAAAAACACCAAACTCGTTAATAAAACCCGACTCAAGAGGGGATGGTTAGAGTGTTTATGAATAATTTCACCTTAAGCCGCGAGGACACGGTAATTGTCGTCGTCGACATACAGGATAGGCTGGCGGCCGCCATGCCTAAGCGCCAAAAGGTCATCGACAACTGCCTTCACATAATCGAACTGGCGAAGATGCTCGACATACCCGTCCTTGTGACCGAGCAATATCCGAAAGGGCTCGGCCCTACCGTGGCCGAGATAAGGGAAGCGCTTCCAGTCTATAAACCTATAGAGAAAGTCGCGTTTAATTGTTGTGACGCGCCGGATTTCTCGGCGGAGCTAAAGCAGGCATGCCGTCCTAAAGTCGTCGTGGTCGGAATGGAGACGCATATCTGTGTGCTGCAGACGACACTCGGCCTGATTCAGGAGGGATATGGCCCTCATATCGTCTCCGACGCGGTTTGCTCGCGCGTCGACCACAACTGGCGCGTCGGTTTGGAGTTTTTGCGGGACGCCGGCGCGGCCATTACCTGCACCGAGACGGTCCTCTTTCAATTGCTGGGGGCCGCGGGCACCGAGGAATTCAAAGCGATATCGAAGCGGATAAAGTAGCCTGGGCGGACTGAGCGGGTCCGGGAGCAATTATGAGTAAGCCCGGCCGCGTTCAATACACTCCTTCGGGTGATAGCTAAGTGCCGTTTACAAAAGCGCAGCTAAATATGGACGCGTAACCTATAAATCATGCGGGCGCAGGCTTCTGAGTGCTTATAAAAATGTTGACAGAAAAGCAATTTTTGTCTAGTCTAGGTCTAATAGTCATGCTGTTGGGGAGCAGCAGCGCCGGCGAGACGTTTAGTAAATAGTCGAGTCCTTGGTTGATTCTATGTTGGGGGACGTAGTGTCAATAAATCGAAAACTTGAAACCACATACTCTGGATAGTTCTGCGTTTCCTTAAGCGTCTTTTTTCCGTGCGCAATAGCGGAAAGGTGTCCGATTCGCATTATAGCGGAAGAGAGATGGTCCGATATAAGCAGTAGGTAGGGGCGCCGACTATGCGGACGAGGGAATCCGGGCCCACATCGCTCGATATCGTCCTAGGGGGGCCGCGGGCGGAGATTTCAAAGCAGGGTAAACGGTTTTTTGTTTTTCAGGCCTGATTTTAACGAAAGAGGTGATTTAGTGAAGGAATCAAGCGATATCCGCGGGTGGATAGTGACGTTTTCCGGAACCGCCATAAACTTGGCGTTAGGAGTTCTGTATTCTTGGAGCATAATCGCAAAGTCTATGAAGATGCCGGTGAGCGACGGCGGTTGGGGTTGGACCGCGACCCAAACGCAGCTTCCCTACGCGGTCGCATGCGGTGTCTTCGCGATAATGATGGTATTCGCCGGAAGGGCTCAGGACAAGTTCGGACCGCGTATCGTGGCGTCTATCGGCGGCGTGCTTACCGGTTTGGGTTTAATGGTGGCGAGTCTCGCATCGTCCAATAATGTCTTCTTCGCCGTTCTCGGCTTCGGGGTTATGGCGGGTGCCGGAATCGGTTTGGGTTATGCCTCGGCGACGCCGCCCGCGATAAAGTGGTTTCCGCCCGCCAAAAAGGGTCTGATCTCGGGTTTAGTCGTCGCCGGTTTCGGGCTGGCTTCGGTATACATCGCCCCTCTGACGACTATACTCATCGAGGGAAATGGGATCAACCAGACATTCTTACTTTTAGGCGGCGCGTTTCTGGTTATAAGTGTTGTCTTCGCGCAGTTCTTGAAGAATCCGCCGGCCGGCTATGTTCCGATTGAGAAGCAATCGAAGAAGAAAGCGGCCGCAACGACGCCGCCTCCCAAGAAGTATGATTATGACTGGCACGAGATGATCAAGACCCGCCAATTCTATCTGCTGTGGATAATGTTCGCGTTGGGTTCGGCGGCAGGTCTTTTAACGATTGGAAGCCTCGCGACTATAGTCTCATCGAAAATAGCCGGCGCCAGCACCGACGCGGCTGTCTTGGCCGAAGCGGCAAAATGGTCGAGCCTGATAGTCGCCATCCTGGCCATTGCCAATGCCGGCGGGCGAGTCATAGCCGGTTTCTTCTCAGACCTCATCGGCCGCGTCCGCACGATGCGCCTCGTCTTCTTCTATCAAGCTGTCTGCATGCTGGTCTTCCCGGAGCTGGGCACGGTAACGTTTCTCGTTCTCGGCTCGATATTCGTCGGGTTTAACTACGGGGCTCTCTTGGCGCTCTTCCCGTCGACGACCGGCGATTACTTCGGCACCAAGAATCTCGGCGTAAACTACGGACTTATCTTTACCGCCTGGGGTTTTGGCGGCGTCTTCGGTCCGGTCATGGCCGGTATGATACGGGATGCCACCGGCTCGTTCTCGCCGGCTTTTCAGATATCGGCGGCGCTCTGCCTGGTAGCGGCGTTAGTCTCCTTTATCACTAAGGCGCCGAAAGCCTCGCTAATCGGCGGCGCTGTTGAAAAAGAACAGGTCGGCGCGGAGCGCGGGCTGTTGGTCTTGGATGGGTCGAGCGCGAGATAAGAGCGAGCGCATATTTAGCTAACGACGTATCGTTTACGACATTAGATTGCTTGCCGGGGTAAGGCCGCGAGTATAGGGCGGGGGGTCGGCTTTTGAGCCGGTCCCCCGCTATGTGTTTGTTGGGCTTCGGCGGATGCCCCGATGTGGGTGCGCATCGGGGCGGCCTTAAACTACTCCATCTGCGGCTTAATTCGCAAAAGCCGCCCCCATCAAGGAGCGCTTGTATTAAACTAGGCCTAGAGCGCTAATTATAAGTGACGCCCGACTTCGACCTGGGAGTAGATTGATGGCAGGCAACAAGGACCCGCTCGGGGCAATCGGCGAAGAGACCGGTCTTTCCGGCGACGGCAAAATCGAGGGGGTAACCGCCGAGAGGCTGAAACGCCTCGATTTTCATAGCGCGTTAAGGCGAGAGGTACTGCCGTTATGCAGGCTCAAGGCGGGTGAGGTTTGGGAAGACCCGGTGCGCGGGCATCGCGTGGGCGTGCTCGACGCGACCGACCATGAGCACATCGCCGCGCTTACCGGCGGAAAGAGAGTCCGCCTGGTCGTCAACGACCCGCCGTATAATATCGCCGTAGGCGGGGCTAACACCGCGAACCTCTCCAAGCAAAGCCTCGAAGAATACCTGGGCTTTTCGCGCAAATGGGTCGTCAACGCCATCGATGTTCTAGCCGATGATGCGCATCTCTATCTTTGGATTGGCGCGGACTACAAAGACGGGCTGCAGCCGCTGCCCGATTTTATTATCCTCATGCGCGATTTCCAAGAACTCACTGTGCGCAATTTAATCACGATGAGGAACCAGCGCGGCTACGGCACGCAGAAGAACTGGATGTGGGTTAGGCAAGAACTTCTATACTATGTCAAGGGAGACCCGGGCTTTAATATCGAGGCCGAGTACACCGACATACCGAAGATACTCCGTGGCTACTACAAAGAGGTCGACGGCGAACGCACCGAGAATTTGGAGCGCGGCAAATCGCAGTATATACGGGCGGGTAATGTCTGGGTCGATGTTCAGCAGGTATTCTACCGGATGGAGGAGAACGTGCCCGGTTGCTACGGGCAGAAACCGCTCAAAGCTATCGAGCGCATCGTGCGCTCGGCGAGCGATAAGGGTGAGACGTTAATCGATTTCTTCGCGCACGCGGGGACGACGCTCATCGCCGGCGAGCGCCTCGACAGGCGAGTATATACGTGCGACATCGACCCGGTCTTCGCCGAGATTACGATTCGCCGTCTCGAGAATCTAAGGCAGACCGGAAAAACCGGCTGGCAGTGGCGAAACCCCTTTCCCGAACTGGAGAAATAATAGCGAAGCCGCTATCGACGATACTGCTCGCGGGCGTGATAGGAGCTTCGAACCAGCGGAGCCGACTCGACGTGCGAGAATCCCAACCGGTAGCCGATTCGCTTCAGCTCGTCAAACTCCTGGGGGTCGTAGTACCTGGCGATGGGGAAGTGGTCCCTTGAGGGGGCGAGGTATTGGCCGATGGTGACGATATCGCAACCGTGGTCGCGCAAATCGGCGAGGACCTCCGCGACCTCTGCGTGCTCCTCGCCAAGCCCGACCATGACGCCCGACTTGGTGCTTCCGCCAAAACCCTGTTCTTTTGCGACCGAGAGGAGCCGTAGCGAGCGCTTATATGCGGCCTCGGGTCGCACCGCCGAATAGAGGCGGGGCACCGTTTCGATATTGTGGTTTAGAACATCGGGCGCGGCGTCGATCACCGCTTGCAGGGCGCCCCAATCGCCGCCGAAGTCCGGTATCAAGACCTCGATAGCGCACGCCGGCGCTATCGAGCGCACCGCTTGTATCGCTCGGGCAAAGACCGAGGCGCCGCCGTCGGCGAGGTCATCCCTCGTCACCGAAGTTATAACAACATGTTTCAGGCCGAGCGCGGCGACGGCATTGGCGACGTTCGTCGGCTCGTCGGTGTCGGGAGGGAGCGGTGTGCCGTCGCCTACCAGACAGAACCGGCAATTGCGGGTACAGATATCGCCGAGAATAAGAAAGGTCGCTGTTTTAGCCTTAAAGCACTCATATATGTTGGGGCAACCCGCGGCTTCGCAGACCGTATGGAGATGAAGGCCCCTAAGTATCGATTTGACCGCACGGT contains these protein-coding regions:
- a CDS encoding sodium/solute symporter (Members of the Solute:Sodium Symporter (SSS), TC 2.A.21 as described in tcdb.org, catalyze solute:Na+ symport. Known solutes for members of the family include sugars, amino acids, nucleosides, inositols, vitamins, urea or anions, depending on the system.), which produces MNTQFGEPNPIAIFFFLLFVAGTLGITYWAAKRTKTTKDFYSAGRSITAGQNGMAIAGDYMSAASFLGIAGMVSLSGFDGLIYAIGFLVGWPIVMFLIAEPLRNLGKYTFSDVVAYRLRSGPVKTAAAVSAVTVVVMYLIPQMVGAGTLIKLLLGLQYEVAVVLVGTLMMAYVLFGGMISTTWVQIIKAGLLLSGSTILCFLTLMKFGFSLDAFFGAAVQKVNTLTNTTDGFKMLQPGKLLENPIGTVSLGLALMFGTAGLPHILMRFYTVPDVKAARNSVNYGTAWIGYFYILTFIMGFGAAALVGQDVITGVDAKGNMAAPLLAQAIGGPIFLGFIAAVAFATILAVVAGLTLAGAAAFSHDLYAGVFKKGRSTEEEEMKVAKIATIGFGIVAVVLGMAFKGQNVAFMVGLAFAIAASANFPAILMSVFWKKFSTSGAVVAIWSGLLSSVILIVIGPTVWVDILGNAAPIFPLGNPAIVSMPLAFISGIVVSLLAPEAEAQEKYEEKKVRLYMGVGSEQ
- the acs gene encoding acetate--CoA ligase, encoding MTEKLNVAEETVMKFPPPAEFSANAHIKSMEEYEAMYKRSIEDPDGFWAEMAEKNLTWYKKWDKVLDYDFHKPYIKWFEGGKLNASFNCLDRHLNTARKNKAAIIWEGDGGESKTYTYQQLHREVNRFANVLKKNGVSKGDRVSLYLPMIPELAIAMLACARLGAIHSIVFGGFSSNALRDRIQDCASSLLITCDNGMRGSRIVPLKTNSDAALEECPTVKTCIVVNRAGECEMKEGRDVWWHEEMAAADIASFCEPVEVDAEDPLFILYTSGSTGKPKGVLHTTGGYLLFANMTFTNVFDYKEEDTHFCTADIGWVTGHSYIVYGPLSAGATSIMFEGVPSYPDAGRFWDICDKYQVNIFYTAPTAIRALMKEGDSWVAKHDLSSLRVLGTVGEPINPAAFMWYYEKVGHSRCPLVDTYWQTETGGHIITPLPGAMTLKPGSATRPFFGVVPKVIKEDGSPADVNESGYLVIEKPWPGILRGTYGDPENARIKEVYFSRFPGVYFTGDGARVDEDGDFWVTGRIDDVINVSGHRMGTAEVESALVSHPTVAEAAVVGFPHDIKGEGIYVYVTLKDGNKPSPELQKELVQHVRKVIGPIASPDKLQFTPGLPKTRSGKIMRRILRKIAHNQIDELGDVSTLADPSVVDSLIKDRL
- a CDS encoding 3'-5' exonuclease, yielding MSDISESYRRKSSNFGAMEAAVFGSEDLGVPIDKARYVVIDSELTGLDDKKDSIVSLGAIRMAGTRILLGETFDRLISPEAKLTGSSVVIHGITPGEVAEEPSIEEVLPEFLSFCGDDIMVGYMPAIDLTFLNREAKRLYGVSVKNPILDVFALDKWRRQRIGEDSSGHPSLYDIAKSLDVPVKGAHNAIADAFITAQVLQRLLPALIDLGIKSVGELLAVSNPAKGGDKFRFSFKFGNF
- a CDS encoding hydrolase, coding for MVRVFMNNFTLSREDTVIVVVDIQDRLAAAMPKRQKVIDNCLHIIELAKMLDIPVLVTEQYPKGLGPTVAEIREALPVYKPIEKVAFNCCDAPDFSAELKQACRPKVVVVGMETHICVLQTTLGLIQEGYGPHIVSDAVCSRVDHNWRVGLEFLRDAGAAITCTETVLFQLLGAAGTEEFKAISKRIK
- a CDS encoding site-specific DNA-methyltransferase, with translation MAGNKDPLGAIGEETGLSGDGKIEGVTAERLKRLDFHSALRREVLPLCRLKAGEVWEDPVRGHRVGVLDATDHEHIAALTGGKRVRLVVNDPPYNIAVGGANTANLSKQSLEEYLGFSRKWVVNAIDVLADDAHLYLWIGADYKDGLQPLPDFIILMRDFQELTVRNLITMRNQRGYGTQKNWMWVRQELLYYVKGDPGFNIEAEYTDIPKILRGYYKEVDGERTENLERGKSQYIRAGNVWVDVQQVFYRMEENVPGCYGQKPLKAIERIVRSASDKGETLIDFFAHAGTTLIAGERLDRRVYTCDIDPVFAEITIRRLENLRQTGKTGWQWRNPFPELEK
- a CDS encoding DUF485 domain-containing protein; this translates as MAHQKYLDSPDFQKMVSTRNSIVAILTVLTLITYFGFIFLMAYGKETLGAKISENITIGLPIGVAVIVISWILTFTYANWANRKYDQMVEDIKGKIGG
- the lipA gene encoding lipoyl synthase, giving the protein MRKPLHLRVRVSQGTNYRAVKSILRGLHLHTVCEAAGCPNIYECFKAKTATFLILGDICTRNCRFCLVGDGTPLPPDTDEPTNVANAVAALGLKHVVITSVTRDDLADGGASVFARAIQAVRSIAPACAIEVLIPDFGGDWGALQAVIDAAPDVLNHNIETVPRLYSAVRPEAAYKRSLRLLSVAKEQGFGGSTKSGVMVGLGEEHAEVAEVLADLRDHGCDIVTIGQYLAPSRDHFPIARYYDPQEFDELKRIGYRLGFSHVESAPLVRSSYHAREQYRR
- a CDS encoding OFA family MFS transporter, coding for MKESSDIRGWIVTFSGTAINLALGVLYSWSIIAKSMKMPVSDGGWGWTATQTQLPYAVACGVFAIMMVFAGRAQDKFGPRIVASIGGVLTGLGLMVASLASSNNVFFAVLGFGVMAGAGIGLGYASATPPAIKWFPPAKKGLISGLVVAGFGLASVYIAPLTTILIEGNGINQTFLLLGGAFLVISVVFAQFLKNPPAGYVPIEKQSKKKAAATTPPPKKYDYDWHEMIKTRQFYLLWIMFALGSAAGLLTIGSLATIVSSKIAGASTDAAVLAEAAKWSSLIVAILAIANAGGRVIAGFFSDLIGRVRTMRLVFFYQAVCMLVFPELGTVTFLVLGSIFVGFNYGALLALFPSTTGDYFGTKNLGVNYGLIFTAWGFGGVFGPVMAGMIRDATGSFSPAFQISAALCLVAALVSFITKAPKASLIGGAVEKEQVGAERGLLVLDGSSAR